The Candidatus Arthromitus sp. SFB-mouse-Japan genome includes a region encoding these proteins:
- a CDS encoding glycoside hydrolase family 2 TIM barrel-domain containing protein yields the protein MEIFSLDYAPEDRNLDFYRRDYDVSSWEYINVPSNWQMEGYDFPIYVNFRYPWTGFENLEFYKAPKIFNPVGNYRRDFYVDESWLDDKVYISFQGVESCFYLWINGGFVGYSEDSFSPSEFDVTDFLVCGNNSISVQVFRWCDGSFIEDQDFIRLSGIFRDVFLYRTPKIHIADFEVITKADDNYMNFDLLVNINMLNHINENRNYTISAVIFDEKWNLINSVENMGNFDRNYPYRDAIKSDFSLCLNIKEPNRWSAEEPNLYNLIISLKNDLLNETQSIHTRVGFRAFEIKGNKMYINGKPILFKGVNRHETHPLKGRALSTLDMEFDIREIKKNNINSVRTSHYPNHPYFISLCNEYGIYVVDEGNIEAHGVEGEIPGNKEIWKNACFDRINSLVERDKNNPSVLIWSLGNESGGGSVFRDLYNYVSLRDGTRVIHYEGERDEYYASDVVSKMYVKIDDIEKQSKYMYHKPYILCEYAHSMGNSGGSLDKYIEKFESIDNVQGGFIWDFIDQGIYRDVPDMGIFINSHSIFHGDFEGYIENGYKDKGYRGCIFYDNVSNLKFDEFTIDLKVKPSVYEGEGCVYLKKGNEFGLREIMNYDKSNNRAVEFYVRDNSGIFETIVFITPKDWVNNFHSVSAIYKNKIMRLFIDDNLVGEKTFNYNIAYFKDGIQIGGNDGYTHCESMNGIIDEVKLFSKGMDIEELRKKSFYNIDATRIIWNDFDNERNMIMKKLSRDKYLATGGDFNDSPNDSAFCANGILLASRKIKPQVSEVKYAYQNIDIRDYDILNGKVIIKNKNLFKNLRDYILKWDYLVDGKIVRGDTAIVNVDPMSEIIFNVHDMDKIKDLNGKEFFLNIGFVLNESTNWGNRGFEISRNQLKINLDNLFYEVGNVSKVVQNFMIDDLSDKLEIKSKEYYIGFNKISGTLQNYRYKNEDLINSELYVDFWNPLNDNERLCNIYNKIVFWKNIFNRSRNNSYNILHEDGCILVKFYKPIYDLNNSVLITTYKIDEYGEISIELYMELLKNGIPHARSVGFKIFIPTNFKNIEYYGRGPLENYNDRNKGSNLGEYKSDVDSQFTDYMTPQRTGNITDIRWINFYRNNGIGIRIKYINEFLQINVSSYNDDEFEKKHSYQMNKYSSIIVNVRSKDYGSTFESFEDECINYIDKNHIYNFSFKLSPLLTDNVLIN from the coding sequence ATGGAGATTTTTTCACTTGATTATGCACCAGAAGATAGAAATTTAGATTTTTATAGGAGAGATTATGATGTATCTAGTTGGGAATATATAAATGTGCCGAGTAATTGGCAAATGGAGGGATATGATTTCCCCATATATGTTAATTTTAGATATCCTTGGACTGGATTTGAAAATTTAGAATTTTATAAGGCTCCTAAGATTTTTAATCCTGTTGGTAATTATAGGAGAGATTTTTATGTAGATGAATCTTGGCTTGATGATAAAGTTTACATATCATTTCAGGGTGTTGAATCTTGTTTTTATTTATGGATAAATGGAGGATTTGTTGGATATAGTGAGGATAGTTTTTCACCTAGCGAGTTTGATGTTACCGATTTTTTAGTATGTGGTAATAATTCTATATCTGTTCAGGTTTTTAGATGGTGTGATGGAAGTTTTATTGAAGATCAGGATTTTATTCGGTTAAGTGGAATTTTTAGGGATGTATTTTTATATAGAACCCCTAAGATACATATTGCAGATTTTGAGGTTATAACTAAAGCGGATGATAACTATATGAATTTTGATTTGTTAGTTAATATTAATATGCTCAATCACATTAATGAGAATAGGAATTATACCATATCGGCCGTTATATTTGACGAGAAATGGAATTTAATAAATAGTGTTGAGAATATGGGTAATTTTGACAGGAATTATCCATATAGAGATGCTATCAAGAGTGATTTTAGTTTATGTTTGAATATAAAAGAGCCTAATAGATGGTCGGCAGAGGAACCTAATTTATATAATTTAATAATTTCTCTTAAAAATGATTTGCTTAATGAAACACAATCAATACATACAAGGGTTGGATTTAGAGCATTTGAGATAAAAGGAAATAAAATGTACATAAATGGGAAACCGATTTTGTTTAAGGGTGTAAATAGACATGAAACTCATCCATTAAAAGGAAGGGCATTATCTACACTGGATATGGAATTCGATATAAGAGAGATTAAGAAAAATAATATAAACTCTGTAAGAACTTCACATTATCCTAATCATCCTTATTTTATTTCATTATGTAATGAATATGGAATTTATGTAGTTGATGAGGGTAATATAGAGGCACATGGCGTTGAGGGTGAGATACCTGGGAATAAAGAGATTTGGAAGAATGCATGTTTTGATAGAATTAATTCACTTGTAGAGAGAGATAAGAATAATCCTAGTGTTTTAATATGGTCTCTTGGAAATGAGAGTGGAGGAGGAAGTGTATTTAGAGATTTATATAATTATGTTAGTTTAAGAGATGGAACCAGAGTAATACACTATGAAGGCGAGAGAGATGAATACTATGCAAGTGATGTTGTAAGTAAAATGTATGTTAAAATAGATGACATTGAGAAACAGAGTAAATATATGTATCACAAGCCTTATATTTTGTGTGAATATGCTCATTCTATGGGAAATAGTGGTGGAAGTTTAGATAAATATATTGAAAAATTTGAGAGTATTGATAATGTTCAGGGAGGATTTATATGGGATTTTATAGATCAAGGAATTTATAGAGATGTTCCTGATATGGGTATTTTTATTAATTCTCATAGTATATTTCATGGAGATTTTGAAGGATATATAGAAAATGGATACAAAGATAAAGGGTATAGGGGATGTATATTCTATGATAATGTTAGTAATTTAAAGTTTGATGAATTTACCATAGATTTAAAGGTAAAACCAAGTGTATATGAGGGAGAAGGATGTGTTTATCTAAAGAAAGGTAATGAATTTGGATTAAGGGAAATTATGAATTATGATAAGTCTAATAATAGGGCTGTTGAATTTTATGTAAGAGATAATTCTGGGATATTTGAGACAATTGTATTTATAACACCTAAGGATTGGGTGAATAATTTTCATAGTGTAAGTGCGATATATAAAAATAAGATTATGAGATTATTTATAGATGATAATTTGGTTGGAGAGAAGACATTTAATTATAATATAGCATATTTCAAAGATGGTATTCAAATTGGAGGAAATGATGGTTATACTCACTGTGAAAGTATGAATGGGATAATAGATGAGGTTAAGTTATTTTCTAAAGGAATGGATATAGAGGAATTACGTAAAAAGAGTTTTTATAATATAGATGCTACAAGGATAATATGGAATGATTTTGATAATGAGAGAAATATGATTATGAAAAAATTATCCAGAGATAAATATTTGGCTACGGGAGGTGACTTCAATGATTCTCCAAATGATTCTGCATTTTGTGCTAATGGTATATTGTTAGCATCTAGAAAGATTAAACCACAAGTAAGTGAGGTTAAGTATGCATATCAAAATATAGATATTAGGGATTATGATATTTTAAATGGTAAAGTAATTATTAAAAATAAAAACTTATTTAAAAATTTAAGAGATTATATATTGAAATGGGACTATTTAGTTGATGGCAAAATAGTAAGAGGAGATACAGCTATAGTTAATGTTGATCCCATGAGTGAAATTATATTTAATGTACATGATATGGATAAAATTAAGGATTTAAATGGAAAAGAATTTTTTTTAAATATTGGATTTGTATTAAATGAAAGTACAAATTGGGGTAACAGGGGGTTTGAAATATCAAGGAATCAATTAAAAATAAACTTAGATAATTTGTTTTATGAAGTAGGTAATGTTAGCAAGGTAGTTCAAAATTTTATGATTGATGATTTGTCGGATAAATTGGAAATTAAATCTAAAGAATATTATATTGGATTTAATAAAATATCAGGTACTCTCCAAAATTATAGGTATAAGAATGAGGATTTAATAAATTCTGAATTATATGTTGATTTTTGGAATCCATTAAATGATAACGAAAGATTATGTAATATATATAATAAGATAGTATTCTGGAAAAATATATTTAATAGAAGTAGGAATAATAGTTACAATATTTTGCATGAAGATGGTTGTATATTGGTAAAATTTTACAAACCAATCTATGATTTAAATAATTCAGTTCTTATTACAACATATAAGATAGATGAGTACGGGGAAATTAGTATTGAGCTATATATGGAGTTATTAAAGAATGGTATACCGCATGCTAGGTCAGTAGGATTTAAGATATTTATACCTACTAATTTTAAAAATATTGAGTATTACGGAAGAGGACCATTAGAAAATTATAATGATCGAAATAAAGGTAGTAATTTAGGAGAATATAAAAGCGATGTAGATAGTCAATTTACAGATTATATGACTCCTCAAAGAACAGGGAATATAACAGATATTAGATGGATAAATTTTTATAGGAACAATGGTATAGGTATTAGAATCAAATATATTAATGAATTTCTTCAAATAAATGTTAGTTCATATAATGATGATGAATTTGAGAAAAAACATTCTTATCAAATGAATAAATATTCGTCAATTATAGTAAATGTTAGATCAAAGGATTATGGAAGCACATTCGAAAGTTTTGAAGATGAATGTATTAACTATATTGATAAAAATCATATATATAATTTTTCATTCAAATTATCACCTTTATTAACGGATAATGTATTAATTAATTGA
- a CDS encoding ABC transporter permease yields the protein MDAFKTNLFNIVVEGQFIMDILGDVIIKVVLVIPMFIYLSLIILGNNDSWIFILAYLKVKLNLNEVVNIIMMNFIAMNVLNLYISTFLKEPGCYLDLLVMNHLELIIDLL from the coding sequence TTGGATGCATTTAAAACAAATTTATTTAATATAGTCGTTGAAGGACAATTTATTATGGACATTTTGGGTGATGTAATAATTAAAGTAGTACTAGTTATACCTATGTTTATATATTTGAGTTTAATTATTTTAGGGAATAATGATAGCTGGATCTTTATACTGGCGTATTTAAAAGTAAAGTTAAATTTAAATGAGGTTGTTAATATTATAATGATGAATTTTATAGCTATGAATGTTTTGAATTTATATATAAGTACTTTCTTAAAAGAACCGGGATGTTACTTAGATTTATTAGTGATGAATCATTTAGAGCTAATTATAGATTTGTTATAG
- a CDS encoding ABC transporter permease subunit, producing MLLRFISDESFRANYRFVIGIVLVVIVYFFINNTRVGYELRSVGYNKYIFGYGGINIKKFIIISMVISGLVAGLVRIYLFLGFSIEYLNFLIF from the coding sequence ATGTTACTTAGATTTATTAGTGATGAATCATTTAGAGCTAATTATAGATTTGTTATAGGCATTGTACTTGTTGTAATTGTATATTTTTTTATAAATAATACACGTGTTGGATATGAACTCAGAAGTGTTGGATATAATAAATATATATTCGGATATGGTGGAATTAATATTAAAAAATTTATAATAATTTCCATGGTAATATCTGGACTTGTAGCTGGATTGGTAAGGATATATTTGTTCTTGGGATTCAGTATAGAGTATCTAAACTTTTTAATTTTTTAA
- a CDS encoding BMP family ABC transporter substrate-binding protein → MIKKFEVGFVDRVKNVNTEVREFRYAATFLNISRGYEISKFIFGDGVDMLYYVVGDMGIGIFRDLKETGNYCIGLDQN, encoded by the coding sequence TTGATTAAAAAATTTGAAGTTGGATTTGTTGATAGAGTTAAAAATGTTAATACGGAAGTAAGAGAATTTAGGTATGCAGCTACATTTTTAAATATATCTAGAGGTTATGAAATAAGTAAGTTTATTTTTGGTGATGGTGTTGATATGCTATATTATGTTGTTGGAGATATGGGTATAGGTATATTTAGAGATTTAAAAGAAACTGGAAATTATTGTATTGGTTTAGATCAAAATTAG
- a CDS encoding GNAT family N-acetyltransferase: MIIQTSNLLIEPICEKSLSYILKNIDHELNMPIPKHASKYQIKKFISHNDKIRCFNSLGYFIIKLNNGLIPIGFLSIIPRYINENLVNELGYFMIKHYRNNGFMCEAIFNTLNYIFNNTNINKIYSLVEDSNTISRHILENNMMFDFIGSLIDRNTLKRVYYINKLNFITYKKSIYHIYRIK, translated from the coding sequence ATGATTATTCAAACTTCAAATTTACTTATAGAACCTATTTGTGAAAAAAGTTTATCTTATATATTAAAAAATATTGATCACGAACTAAATATGCCTATACCTAAGCATGCATCCAAATATCAAATTAAAAAATTTATTTCACATAATGATAAAATACGTTGTTTCAATTCATTAGGATATTTTATAATTAAACTTAATAATGGTTTAATACCAATAGGTTTTTTATCTATTATTCCTAGATATATAAATGAGAATTTAGTTAATGAACTTGGATATTTTATGATAAAGCATTACAGAAATAATGGTTTTATGTGTGAAGCAATATTTAATACTTTAAATTATATATTTAATAATACAAATATAAATAAAATATATTCTCTAGTCGAAGATTCGAATACGATATCAAGGCATATACTAGAAAATAATATGATGTTTGATTTTATTGGCTCACTAATAGATCGTAATACCTTAAAACGTGTATACTATATAAATAAATTAAACTTTATTACTTATAAAAAATCCATATATCATATATATCGAATTAAATAA